A genome region from Desulfurispora thermophila DSM 16022 includes the following:
- a CDS encoding ABC transporter ATP-binding protein, whose translation MALLEVKDLTYYYPAAERPALQGINLSIQPGEFVLLLGGSGSGKSTLARALAGLVPEFYGGRMGGEVFFQGCPLSRMDQRQLARRVGIVFQEPENQLVMLSAEAELAFGLENLGLKSGEMRQRVAEVLGFLGLQDAARRFSATLSGGEKQKLAIGAVLAMQPRVLILDEPTSQLDPPAAEEILQLLRRLHEDFALTIVLVEQRLERCYHLADRVVLLEEGRLVYQGPPAAAAAWQARQGWPFVPSLAALFARAGVAEPPLTVGQARRLLGQMGEEQRQAVWRAAAEAGFFSYRRHKTARQPSLLEARGVWFAYPEKGDVLRGVDLQLAPGNILALLGPNGAGKTTLLKVLTGLLQPAAGRVLVQGKDLAAIPRSSVGRLVGYLSQQPGDYLYHNTLEEEIQFTRRNLGLEISEQHTRQLLAALKLEEYRQCHPRDLSSGQRQRAALAAVLAADPPLLLLDEPTRGLDARLKKGLGELLKRLAGEGRGIILVTHDVEFAASYAQQVALLFAGEIVAQGEAAPVLGRSLFYAPQVSRLWRFERENEGTPEREAITTDRCF comes from the coding sequence TTGGCGTTACTGGAAGTCAAAGACCTGACATATTACTACCCGGCTGCGGAGCGCCCGGCCCTGCAGGGAATAAATTTAAGTATCCAGCCGGGTGAATTTGTGCTTTTGCTGGGGGGTTCGGGCAGCGGCAAGTCCACCCTGGCCCGGGCCCTGGCCGGTCTGGTGCCCGAGTTTTACGGCGGGCGGATGGGGGGCGAGGTGTTTTTCCAGGGCTGCCCCTTAAGCCGGATGGATCAAAGGCAGCTGGCCCGCCGGGTGGGCATTGTTTTTCAGGAGCCGGAAAACCAGCTGGTCATGCTCAGCGCCGAGGCCGAGCTGGCTTTCGGGCTGGAAAACCTGGGGCTTAAGTCGGGCGAGATGCGCCAGCGGGTGGCCGAAGTGCTGGGTTTTCTGGGCCTGCAGGATGCGGCCCGGCGCTTTTCCGCCACCCTGTCGGGCGGTGAAAAGCAAAAGCTGGCCATTGGTGCCGTGCTGGCCATGCAACCCCGGGTGCTGATACTGGATGAGCCCACTTCCCAGCTGGATCCGCCGGCGGCGGAGGAGATTCTGCAACTGCTCAGGCGCCTGCACGAGGATTTTGCTTTGACCATTGTGCTGGTGGAACAGCGCCTGGAGCGTTGTTATCACCTGGCCGACCGGGTGGTGCTGCTGGAAGAAGGGCGCCTGGTCTACCAGGGGCCACCGGCCGCCGCAGCCGCCTGGCAGGCGCGGCAGGGCTGGCCATTTGTGCCTTCCCTGGCCGCGTTGTTTGCCCGCGCCGGGGTGGCAGAGCCGCCCTTAACCGTGGGGCAGGCCCGGCGCCTGCTGGGGCAAATGGGCGAGGAACAGCGGCAGGCCGTGTGGCGGGCGGCGGCGGAGGCCGGGTTTTTTTCTTACCGGCGGCACAAAACTGCCCGGCAGCCATCCCTTTTAGAGGCGCGGGGGGTGTGGTTCGCCTATCCGGAAAAGGGCGATGTGCTGCGCGGGGTGGACCTGCAGCTGGCGCCCGGCAATATTCTGGCCCTGCTCGGCCCCAACGGAGCGGGTAAGACCACTCTTTTAAAGGTGCTCACCGGCCTGCTCCAACCGGCCGCCGGCCGGGTGCTGGTGCAGGGGAAGGATTTGGCCGCCATTCCCCGCAGCTCGGTCGGTCGCCTGGTGGGCTATCTTTCCCAGCAGCCAGGCGACTACCTTTACCACAACACACTGGAGGAAGAGATCCAGTTTACCCGGCGCAACCTGGGGCTGGAGATCAGCGAGCAGCACACGCGGCAGTTACTGGCCGCACTGAAACTGGAGGAGTACAGGCAGTGCCACCCCCGGGATTTAAGCAGCGGCCAGCGCCAGCGGGCCGCCCTGGCTGCCGTGCTGGCCGCCGACCCGCCCCTGCTGCTGCTGGACGAACCTACCCGCGGTCTGGATGCCCGCTTGAAAAAGGGGCTGGGTGAATTGCTGAAAAGGCTGGCCGGTGAGGGGCGGGGCATTATACTGGTCACCCATGATGTGGAGTTTGCCGCTAGTTACGCTCAGCAGGTGGCTCTGCTGTTTGCCGGTGAAATTGTGGCGCAGGGGGAGGCGGCGCCGGTGCTGGGTCGTTCGTTGTTTTATGCTCCCCAGGTCAGCCGTCTTTGGCGCTTTGAGCGGGAGAATGAAGGCACGCCCGAACGGGAAGCAATTACTACAGATCGATGCTTTTAG
- a CDS encoding 2-hydroxyacyl-CoA dehydratase subunit D yields the protein MKSKKLKCAGQLKNLGMGYYMGAMAAKSAGQPVAWITSGAPVEMLYAHGVFPFYPENYGTLCGSRRQSQELCQAAEAHGYNQDLCSYARCTLGSVLEGKGPLGPLPPPDLLVTAKNICHTVIKWWEVLARHYNCPLFVLDTPFVRGEVTPQQLDYVAGQLRELADFLERVTGRPFDLDKFRATLELADRGAALWQQVLDSRRHRPCPLTSLDMFTGMFPIVTLRGTEYCPQFYSVLLSEVQERIAAGEGAVEGEKHRLLWDNIAIWYNFGLMEHFHARGAVFVAETYTAAWGHYRFAVDEGDIWQTYARPYTETLLNIDLDLRYAQMARAIRDFVIDGVVLHSNRSCKTYSLGQLDLARRLQSELGIPVLLLEADMTDPRAFAEGPALTRIEAFLEMLG from the coding sequence ATGAAAAGCAAAAAACTCAAGTGTGCGGGGCAGCTGAAAAACCTGGGCATGGGCTATTACATGGGGGCCATGGCGGCCAAGAGCGCCGGTCAGCCCGTGGCCTGGATCACCAGCGGTGCGCCGGTGGAAATGCTTTACGCCCACGGTGTCTTCCCCTTTTATCCGGAGAACTACGGCACACTGTGCGGCAGTCGCCGCCAGTCCCAGGAGCTGTGTCAGGCCGCCGAGGCCCACGGTTATAACCAGGATCTCTGCTCATATGCCCGTTGCACCCTGGGCTCAGTGCTGGAGGGCAAAGGGCCGCTGGGGCCGTTGCCGCCCCCCGACTTACTGGTGACGGCCAAGAACATCTGCCACACCGTGATCAAATGGTGGGAAGTGCTGGCCCGTCACTATAATTGCCCGCTCTTTGTGCTGGACACGCCCTTTGTGCGGGGCGAGGTCACGCCGCAGCAGCTGGATTATGTGGCCGGGCAACTGCGCGAACTGGCCGACTTTCTGGAGCGGGTTACCGGACGCCCCTTCGATCTGGATAAATTCCGGGCCACCCTGGAGTTGGCCGACCGGGGGGCCGCCCTGTGGCAGCAGGTGCTGGACAGCCGCCGCCACCGTCCCTGCCCGCTCACCTCGCTGGACATGTTCACGGGCATGTTCCCCATTGTCACCCTGCGGGGCACCGAGTACTGCCCGCAGTTTTACAGTGTCCTGCTGTCCGAAGTGCAGGAAAGAATAGCCGCCGGTGAGGGAGCGGTGGAGGGGGAAAAGCACCGCCTGCTCTGGGACAACATCGCCATCTGGTATAACTTCGGCCTGATGGAGCATTTCCACGCCCGGGGCGCCGTCTTTGTGGCCGAAACCTACACCGCGGCCTGGGGGCATTACCGCTTCGCGGTAGATGAGGGCGACATATGGCAGACCTACGCCCGGCCCTATACCGAAACGCTGTTGAATATCGACCTGGACCTGCGCTATGCCCAGATGGCCAGGGCCATCCGCGACTTTGTTATTGACGGTGTGGTGTTGCACTCCAACCGCAGCTGCAAGACCTACTCCCTGGGCCAGCTGGATCTGGCCCGCCGCCTGCAGAGCGAGCTGGGTATACCCGTGCTGCTGCTGGAGGCCGACATGACCGATCCCCGCGCCTTTGCCGAAGGCCCGGCCCTCACCCGGATAGAGGCTTTTCTGGAGATGCTGGGGTAG
- a CDS encoding adenosylcobinamide amidohydrolase, with the protein MFVEYPCWMPVHCLSDIYCFIFQGHTFLIAAVRPLKVLSSAVLGGEKQTVRYIFNHTVDRDYASPHPERDLAALAGRMGLGEQAVGLMTAVDVRHTVSQVEQHGELVVAVFATAGVANLCSAGVAAPWPPGERGGCAAPAHAGRGDCGVQAPPVQTGFSGADREEGGASGRFGQQYRPGTINIIVLVDGHLSRSAMVNAVITATEAKALAVQQAGLCLPDGRPATGTTTDALVIACTGRGPLLPYAGAATVLGSMIGGAVYRAVEQGIDRYRAAKGG; encoded by the coding sequence GTGTTTGTCGAATACCCCTGCTGGATGCCGGTGCACTGTCTTTCCGATATCTACTGCTTTATTTTCCAGGGTCACACCTTTTTGATCGCCGCCGTGCGGCCGCTCAAGGTGTTGAGTTCGGCCGTGCTGGGCGGGGAAAAGCAAACCGTCCGTTATATTTTTAACCATACGGTGGACAGGGATTACGCTTCGCCCCATCCGGAACGCGATCTGGCCGCCCTGGCCGGCCGCATGGGGCTGGGCGAGCAGGCTGTGGGGTTGATGACCGCGGTGGATGTGCGGCACACGGTGAGCCAGGTGGAGCAGCACGGTGAACTGGTGGTGGCTGTTTTCGCCACGGCCGGCGTGGCCAACCTGTGCTCGGCCGGTGTGGCCGCACCCTGGCCGCCCGGGGAGCGGGGAGGATGCGCTGCGCCTGCCCACGCCGGGCGGGGTGATTGTGGTGTACAAGCCCCTCCGGTACAGACGGGCTTCTCTGGAGCAGACCGGGAGGAGGGCGGGGCAAGCGGTCGGTTCGGGCAACAATATCGGCCAGGTACTATAAACATCATTGTACTGGTGGACGGCCATCTTAGCCGCTCTGCCATGGTCAATGCAGTGATCACGGCCACCGAAGCCAAGGCGCTGGCCGTGCAGCAGGCCGGATTATGCCTGCCCGATGGTCGTCCGGCCACCGGCACCACCACCGACGCGCTGGTCATCGCCTGCACCGGCCGGGGGCCGCTTTTGCCTTATGCCGGTGCGGCCACTGTCCTGGGCAGTATGATCGGTGGGGCGGTTTACCGGGCGGTGGAGCAGGGCATTGACCGCTACCGGGCAGCCAAGGGTGGCTGA
- a CDS encoding DUF4430 domain-containing protein: protein MSLWRKALTYLLPLFLLLAALLGPLLYNQWSGVEQTAGQGVAQQQQQEAGGQGGRVSAGSGLPAYTDSDVGQSPAGSCAPVPATPASASGRTPTGGVSQAAPQKKAAASFEVNNTAGSVPGSRVGAAVGGSAQNTGADKSPPAPAAAAGSEVGQDGGTAGTVGLAVVGRRGELIYGPALLPLPPGRQPSALELLDLAGLPYQLSPRFPGFVTAIAGQENKGQSGWMYKVNQEIPACTADRKVLQPGDRVIWWYSNKMGDPVPRWEDLKK from the coding sequence ATGAGTTTGTGGCGCAAAGCACTGACCTATCTGCTGCCCCTGTTTCTGCTGCTGGCTGCCCTGCTGGGGCCTCTTCTGTACAACCAGTGGAGCGGTGTGGAGCAAACAGCGGGACAGGGGGTAGCGCAACAGCAACAACAGGAGGCAGGCGGCCAGGGTGGCCGGGTATCTGCCGGGTCTGGACTACCGGCTTATACAGACTCTGATGTCGGCCAATCTCCGGCTGGCAGCTGTGCCCCGGTGCCGGCCACTCCGGCCAGCGCTTCTGGCCGTACGCCGACCGGCGGTGTGTCTCAGGCCGCTCCCCAAAAAAAGGCAGCTGCATCTTTCGAGGTTAATAATACAGCAGGATCTGTGCCCGGCAGCAGGGTGGGTGCAGCAGTGGGCGGCAGCGCTCAGAACACAGGGGCGGACAAGTCTCCACCGGCACCTGCTGCCGCTGCCGGCAGCGAGGTAGGGCAAGATGGAGGAACAGCCGGTACGGTGGGCCTGGCGGTGGTGGGCCGCCGGGGCGAGCTGATTTACGGTCCGGCACTTTTGCCCTTGCCGCCCGGGCGGCAGCCCAGCGCTCTGGAATTGCTGGATCTGGCCGGCCTGCCCTACCAGCTATCGCCCCGCTTTCCCGGTTTTGTGACCGCCATTGCCGGGCAGGAAAACAAAGGCCAGTCGGGCTGGATGTACAAGGTGAACCAGGAGATACCCGCCTGCACGGCCGATCGCAAAGTGCTGCAGCCCGGAGACAGGGTAATCTGGTGGTACAGTAACAAAATGGGCGACCCCGTGCCCCGCTGGGAGGATTTGAAAAAATAG
- a CDS encoding KGGVGR-motif variant AAA ATPase yields MKFLTWLDVDMFVQQKRYTQENWPEFINDMRVYVDALEVYIPDEKYLEPARKVLIEWFKDWYDSEKNLIYLASVEQGGLEVYFEISETKSVTDRVKPFKPFFSQVKLFPENIHELSGNRALFTEEVFPVPLTSHAKLFAFYSFKGGVGRTLHLVATVKSLLEKMAPREKEGQILIVDADLEAPGLTWWARDTGNVADFSLLDLLAMVHYDPSPDYQGTINFAQKVLSGASWDFGYSKCYFLPAFRDHDQLLRYPLRPENLLNDPQRSWIIGDLLFRLGEALGVKYIFVDLRAGLSELASPLLFDPRVIRVIVTSFSKQSLDGTELVIKQLSKVVPPFERVNAGEYYDPAVVFSMVPKELSETQIFNDCIERIISLYPDREQVDLGTPTRISAISTFFAQELLYLDSLDSALNKLNGTSVLKKMNDYITAFYEGGEKPASAPYDDRQIKRKLGELKKVSEKLEYAESGGGRGFLPTQPIYELGKKFVQQLPLAVMIGSKGSGKTYLFVQLLNAVSWGGFCRALSENGIANVNRWACDLNEEQALFFPLLEPGNLQEVPAKMAQEARMKVLNRLGKNSLFRRFNIIDMLREALNLQTNWHISEWRNFWVHLIGKALDLPEKGGSDWFTLDEIQSTLKKNHLRIIVIIDGLEEIFQEIKSSYRQQIALYGLLELPRVLSDFRENSLGLICFVRRDLVKASIKQNTEQFENYYKNFVLSWNAEDALRLVLWLCNQARVVDIPVEQLLQMDLDDLVKGLYPVWGRKLGKDNSKEASTANWVLAVLSDFNGQLQARDLVRFMKYAAEGSRKVINYKDRLLQPAGIREAIGPCSEKKIEEYEQEFANLKKVFDKLRSIDKTFKKVPFSVDRLKLSLQEIDLLEAAGVIQEVGDRYYIHEIFRRGLGFELERGARPKVLALKKKHLPATS; encoded by the coding sequence ATGAAATTTCTTACCTGGCTGGATGTGGATATGTTTGTTCAGCAAAAGAGATATACACAAGAAAATTGGCCGGAATTCATTAATGATATGCGGGTTTATGTAGATGCACTGGAGGTTTACATTCCAGATGAGAAATATCTGGAACCAGCACGCAAGGTGCTGATAGAATGGTTTAAAGATTGGTATGATTCAGAAAAAAACCTGATTTATTTAGCCAGTGTTGAGCAGGGCGGTTTGGAGGTTTATTTTGAAATTAGTGAAACAAAATCGGTAACTGACAGGGTAAAGCCGTTCAAGCCCTTTTTTAGCCAGGTAAAATTGTTTCCGGAAAATATACATGAATTATCAGGTAATCGGGCGCTTTTCACCGAGGAAGTATTTCCGGTTCCGTTAACTTCTCATGCCAAATTATTTGCTTTTTATTCTTTTAAAGGTGGGGTAGGAAGAACCCTCCATTTGGTGGCAACGGTTAAATCTTTATTGGAGAAAATGGCTCCTCGGGAAAAAGAGGGGCAAATTTTAATAGTCGATGCTGATCTGGAGGCTCCGGGATTGACCTGGTGGGCCAGGGATACTGGAAATGTAGCCGATTTTTCGTTGTTGGATCTGCTAGCCATGGTCCATTATGATCCTTCGCCCGACTATCAAGGAACTATAAACTTTGCTCAAAAAGTGTTGAGTGGAGCAAGCTGGGATTTTGGATATAGCAAGTGTTATTTTTTGCCTGCCTTCAGGGATCACGATCAACTGCTCAGATATCCGCTGCGACCCGAAAATTTGCTCAATGACCCGCAAAGGAGCTGGATTATAGGGGACCTGCTTTTTCGGTTGGGCGAAGCGCTGGGCGTAAAATATATATTTGTGGATCTGCGGGCTGGTTTGTCAGAGCTAGCTTCTCCATTGCTATTTGATCCCCGGGTAATTAGAGTAATTGTTACCAGTTTTTCTAAACAATCTCTGGATGGTACCGAGTTGGTGATAAAACAGTTATCCAAAGTAGTTCCTCCTTTTGAGCGGGTCAATGCAGGAGAATATTATGATCCCGCGGTGGTATTTTCCATGGTACCCAAAGAGTTGTCCGAAACCCAAATTTTTAATGACTGCATTGAGAGAATTATTTCTCTTTATCCAGACCGGGAACAGGTGGATCTGGGAACACCAACCAGAATCAGCGCTATTTCTACTTTTTTTGCTCAGGAGTTATTATATCTGGATAGTTTGGACTCGGCGTTGAATAAATTGAATGGCACGTCTGTCTTAAAGAAAATGAATGATTATATTACGGCTTTTTATGAAGGAGGGGAAAAACCGGCATCGGCTCCTTACGACGATAGGCAGATCAAACGCAAATTGGGTGAACTGAAGAAGGTGAGTGAAAAACTGGAATATGCCGAATCGGGCGGTGGTAGAGGCTTTTTGCCAACCCAGCCGATATATGAGCTGGGAAAGAAGTTTGTTCAACAGTTGCCATTGGCAGTAATGATTGGCTCAAAGGGTTCCGGAAAAACATATTTGTTTGTACAATTGTTGAACGCAGTCAGCTGGGGAGGCTTTTGCCGGGCATTATCCGAGAATGGCATAGCTAACGTAAACAGGTGGGCCTGTGATTTGAATGAGGAGCAAGCATTATTTTTTCCTTTGCTCGAGCCGGGCAATTTACAGGAAGTACCTGCAAAAATGGCCCAGGAGGCCCGGATGAAAGTGTTGAATAGGCTGGGTAAGAACAGCCTTTTCAGACGATTTAATATTATTGACATGTTGCGTGAAGCATTAAATTTACAAACTAACTGGCATATTTCGGAATGGCGGAATTTTTGGGTGCATCTGATTGGTAAGGCCCTGGATTTGCCGGAAAAAGGGGGCAGTGACTGGTTTACCCTTGATGAAATCCAAAGTACGCTAAAAAAGAACCACTTGAGAATAATTGTCATTATTGATGGTTTGGAAGAGATATTTCAGGAGATAAAAAGTAGCTACCGGCAGCAAATAGCCTTGTATGGTTTGCTGGAATTGCCCAGGGTTTTAAGTGATTTCAGGGAAAACAGTTTGGGCTTGATTTGCTTTGTGCGGCGCGATTTGGTAAAAGCCTCCATTAAACAAAATACCGAGCAGTTTGAAAATTATTATAAAAATTTTGTCCTTTCCTGGAATGCGGAAGATGCTTTGCGGCTGGTGCTCTGGTTATGTAATCAAGCCAGGGTTGTTGATATTCCTGTGGAACAGCTGCTGCAAATGGATCTTGACGACCTGGTAAAAGGGCTATATCCGGTTTGGGGCCGCAAGCTGGGAAAAGATAACTCCAAAGAAGCCAGTACGGCAAACTGGGTGCTGGCTGTACTCTCCGATTTTAATGGTCAGCTGCAGGCCCGGGATTTGGTGCGGTTTATGAAATATGCTGCCGAGGGAAGCAGGAAAGTAATCAATTATAAAGATCGTCTGTTGCAGCCGGCGGGTATCAGGGAGGCTATCGGTCCGTGCAGTGAGAAGAAGATCGAAGAATATGAGCAGGAATTTGCTAATTTAAAAAAAGTATTTGATAAATTGAGATCTATTGACAAAACGTTTAAAAAAGTGCCTTTTAGTGTAGATCGTCTGAAACTATCCCTCCAGGAAATTGATTTGCTGGAAGCAGCGGGTGTGATCCAGGAAGTAGGGGATCGCTATTATATTCATGAGATTTTCCGCCGCGGCCTGGGTTTTGAACTGGAACGGGGGGCCCGCCCGAAAGTTTTGGCATTGAAAAAGAAGCACCTTCCCGCTACCTCATGA
- a CDS encoding 2-hydroxyacyl-CoA dehydratase subunit D, whose product MRLGYFCSYTPEEILLAAGCQPVRLFPTCAPGDKAERHLQNFACGYARSALEYVLGGTMEGLDGVIIPAACDSMRAVAEILRLNFPARFVFFLNLPLRLDSPGAGQFYVSELTALKRALEKHTGRTVTARRLADAMALTARFQAGLWQLWYGVKQTIAADVVPGIVPPAAEGAASEQCGESAGGDDIDAGWPAVRRFALLQRWLSQDRQAALAELQQLLSELPAGAGEGATGGRVLAVGASLADVAWLEILEKGGLQVVGDDLCSGSRYFMSVLQTVPARPGPDEDLNALLEQLAERYVHRVPCPTKYPSAKRQAFWQWLYRHCRPRGVVYFQNIYCEPHGFDLPHLKAWWAEKGLPLLRLDVEPGRPPGEAELTRVQAFAEMLGGAGA is encoded by the coding sequence ATGCGCCTGGGCTATTTTTGCAGCTACACTCCCGAGGAAATACTGCTGGCCGCCGGTTGCCAGCCGGTACGGCTTTTCCCCACCTGTGCGCCTGGGGACAAGGCTGAGCGGCACTTGCAAAATTTTGCCTGCGGCTATGCCCGCAGCGCGCTGGAATATGTGCTGGGCGGAACCATGGAGGGGTTGGACGGCGTGATTATCCCGGCCGCCTGTGACTCCATGCGGGCGGTGGCGGAGATTTTGCGCCTGAACTTTCCCGCCCGCTTTGTGTTTTTTCTCAACCTGCCCCTGCGCCTGGACAGCCCGGGGGCCGGACAGTTCTATGTCAGTGAGCTGACCGCGCTTAAGCGGGCCCTGGAGAAACATACCGGGCGTACGGTGACGGCACGGCGGCTGGCGGATGCCATGGCACTCACCGCCCGCTTTCAGGCGGGGCTGTGGCAACTGTGGTACGGGGTAAAACAAACAATTGCCGCAGATGTCGTGCCGGGAATAGTACCTCCGGCGGCGGAAGGGGCAGCATCTGAGCAGTGCGGGGAATCTGCTGGAGGGGACGATATTGATGCTGGCTGGCCTGCGGTGCGCCGCTTTGCTCTCCTGCAGCGCTGGCTAAGCCAGGACCGGCAGGCAGCGCTGGCCGAGCTGCAGCAGCTGCTGAGCGAGTTGCCCGCTGGTGCGGGGGAAGGGGCGACAGGTGGCCGTGTGCTGGCCGTTGGCGCCAGTCTGGCCGATGTGGCCTGGTTGGAGATACTGGAGAAGGGTGGCCTGCAGGTGGTGGGTGACGACCTGTGCAGCGGTAGCCGTTATTTTATGAGCGTTCTTCAAACCGTTCCTGCCAGGCCGGGGCCGGATGAGGATCTGAACGCTTTGCTTGAACAGCTGGCCGAGCGCTATGTCCACCGTGTACCCTGCCCCACCAAATACCCTTCAGCAAAACGCCAGGCTTTCTGGCAGTGGCTCTACCGGCACTGCCGGCCCCGGGGCGTGGTCTATTTCCAGAACATCTACTGTGAGCCGCACGGCTTTGATTTACCCCACTTGAAAGCCTGGTGGGCGGAAAAGGGCCTGCCGCTGCTGCGCCTGGATGTGGAACCGGGCCGGCCGCCCGGCGAGGCCGAACTGACGCGGGTGCAGGCTTTTGCCGAAATGCTGGGGGGTGCGGGGGCATGA
- a CDS encoding energy-coupling factor transporter transmembrane component T, whose amino-acid sequence MQSWHPLAALVYLGALLVLSLVLDHPFYLLAALGLAAGGVVAAGALQAGELFLRPGLYMAALAALLNPLLIRSGQTVLFYLPLPGRPPFTMEALCYGAASGVRLLAVLGIFCLFNQIIHPDRLLGLLARPARRFSLLLALSTRLVPRMALALHNIVEVQTLRGVDFRRGSLKERAGKYLTVFNILLLTALENAFQTAEAMQARALGSGPASRYSREKWRRRDTLVTGSSLLALGLTAWAAISGAVAFHYYPRLSRPLAGKESGAVLLALLLLLGWPALAGWGEKHWRYWKSKT is encoded by the coding sequence ATGCAGAGCTGGCACCCGCTGGCGGCGCTGGTCTACCTGGGGGCGCTGCTGGTGCTGAGCCTGGTCCTGGATCATCCTTTCTATCTGCTGGCTGCCCTGGGCCTGGCGGCAGGTGGCGTTGTGGCGGCGGGCGCACTACAGGCCGGAGAGCTTTTCCTGCGCCCCGGTCTGTACATGGCAGCCCTGGCCGCTTTGCTCAATCCGCTGCTCATTCGCTCGGGCCAGACCGTGCTTTTTTACCTGCCCCTGCCGGGGCGACCGCCCTTCACCATGGAAGCGCTCTGTTACGGCGCGGCCAGCGGGGTGCGCCTGCTGGCCGTGCTGGGCATTTTCTGCTTGTTCAACCAGATCATTCATCCCGACCGCCTGCTGGGCCTGCTGGCCCGGCCGGCCCGGCGCTTTTCTCTTTTGCTGGCGCTGAGCACCCGCCTGGTGCCCCGCATGGCTCTGGCCCTGCACAATATTGTGGAAGTGCAGACCCTGCGCGGGGTGGATTTCCGCCGGGGGAGCCTGAAGGAGCGGGCGGGTAAATATCTGACGGTTTTCAATATTTTGCTGCTCACGGCCCTGGAGAACGCTTTTCAGACCGCGGAAGCCATGCAGGCGCGCGCCCTGGGCAGCGGCCCGGCCAGCCGTTACAGCCGGGAGAAATGGCGGCGGCGGGACACTCTGGTGACCGGCAGCAGCCTGCTGGCCCTGGGGCTGACGGCCTGGGCGGCCATAAGCGGCGCGGTTGCCTTTCACTACTACCCGCGCCTTTCCCGCCCGCTGGCCGGGAAGGAAAGCGGGGCCGTCCTGCTGGCCCTGCTCCTGCTGCTGGGCTGGCCGGCTCTGGCGGGATGGGGGGAAAAACATTGGCGTTACTGGAAGTCAAAGACCTGA